The Malus sylvestris chromosome 3, drMalSylv7.2, whole genome shotgun sequence genomic sequence gcagaaacgacttatttcatctgggatattatattcaaaattaggccttggaaaattatataaatacaagcccatttcattcatttgagggaggaaccaattcatattacaccttgaagctctgaacctctgaaactccgaagctctcaagcacccaagatcccgaagaatcaagaaagctctcttcattcttcgttcatcgttcttccaagatcaagccccaatggccctttggatcaacaatcatccaccaattcaagatcaagccccgacggcccttgaagaaagtgttcttcgttcatcgttcatcatccgttcatccaagatcaagccccaacggccctttggatcaacaatcatccaccaattcaagatcaagccccgacggcccttgaagaaagtaccatcgttcatcatccgttcatccaagatcaagccccaacggccctttggatcaacaacgtcgacaaatccacacatccaaccgttcttcaagatcaagcccaaaagcccttgaagattcgttcatcgttcttccaagatcaagccccaacgacccttggataaacaagccaccgttcttcaagatcaagcccaaaagcccttgaagacccGTTTATCatcgttattcaagatcaagccttaaacgccccttgaagaaacactcatcaaaccccaacggctccttgaagatccgctcaaatccaccttcaaagatcaagcccacggccccttgaagaaacttccaacagttcatccaagatcaagcctcgacggcccttggatcaacgaaacatccacaaatcaacaccttacgaagatcgaatcagaggatcaaatttggagagattgtaacccaaaatcatcaaatacaaatatttgtttgtgcacgtcgttcttgtctctttcgtttcaggaattttccgtgttcacaaattggcacgcccagtgggacaatctctacctctcatctctttctccgttcaaggaatccaagcacacctcaaagtcaatggcatcaagcaagggacaagccgttcttgcaaccactgagggaaggatcctaagcacttttgccgcaaacggacaatccattggctctacaaccgctcctcaacatgccacttcaaaattggtgccgctaaaagagcaaggggagcatccaaggtgtgagtctgtcatcaacctgacctcgctgggggcaccgaagcatgatgctgaggcacacaagatgacacCCCAAAACAGCCAACAacgttcttcgtcagcatcctggatgtctaaaggaaagtcacgtttattggttgcacaagtcatgaccatcggcgttacctccatcgaagaacaactggctcaaatgaatgaagtgatcgcaaggctaacacggattgttgaagaaaaagacttgcaaatcgctgcactcgtcagccgactggagccacaggacgacgagaaccccgacccagagaatgatccactaaagagaagagatgacgaagaagatgagcctcaggtggagaaaaacgatgtgaagccggagccagaccaagcagcggcactcatgggatctctttctatccagcagctgcaggagatgattaccaacaccatcaaggcacagtacgaagggagctcacatacctccttgttctactcgaagccctactccaagaagattgatgccctgaatatgccaaggggttatcaaccaccaaagttcatgcagttcgatggaaaaggaaacctgaaatagcacgttgcccactttgttgaaacttgcaacaacgcagggaccgaaggggattacctcgccaagcagtttgtgcgctcgctgaaaggaaacgcctttgagtggtacacagacctagagcctgagtccatcaacagctgggagcaattagagcgggaattcctcaaccgtttctacagcacccgttgcactgtgagcatgctagagctaacgagcacaaagcagtggaaggacgagccagtcattgactacatcaacagatggcgcactctaagcctcgactgtaaagacaggctctcggaaaccttttcaatcgagatgtgcatccaaggcatgcaatggggtttgcaatacatcctttaaggcattaaaccacggacattcgaggaattggccactcgcgcccatgacatggagttgagcatcgcccatcatgggaagaaagaaccgatcaccgactacaagaacgacaaagttcttgggacaaaggtggaaaatgctgcatggaaacccactaAGGAAACGATGacagtcaacacagctcccgtcaaaatctccacacgaggcaaggcgattcaaactggagcttttcgtgatcaagagatgcgtagacgcactttgaaggagcttgaggagaagatttatccattccccgactctgatgtagtTGCCATActggatgacctgttggacaagaaggtgatcaatttgcctgagtgcagacggccggaagagatgaatcgtaccgacaacccaagatactgtaaattccaccacttcatcagtcatccaacggaaaagtgcttattactgaaagatctcatcctgaagctagcacaacaaggggaaatcgagcttgacctcgaagacacagttgcggcacacactactactatcgtgtttgaatcactcgatcaTGTGCATCTCCGAAGCATGCATGACCATTCTtgtcaatgttcaagtcacatggcacctcctacacaaccatcaccgggggcaagcgaccaagatgcatctactggtgataagaaatggtGGACATcagtgacctacaaaaaaaggaggaagccaagaccacaagccacaaggccaaaagaggagcctaaacccgcccctcgaacttcagtcttcgaaaggctgaattattcaaaacctagaattgcAGCACTTTATCGCATCAGTGGTCGAGACCAAACTTCCGTCTTGAAAAGGCTTGAGACGCCAACACCGCAAAGATCagtctttgaaaggttatcaaaacccaagaaacaaagcggcaCAGCTAGATCTCCTCCGCAACGGTCGGCTTTggacagacttgaagaaactaagaagccttctagaaacaggaagacaacgccaaagggagagaagctcgacagtctagcaggaaaagacgatgttcaaagcttgattcctttaaggatgaagcgccaagcaactttggaagtcgacacaaaatgaccactgaaggtaaggaggcgTACCATCATCTACACTGGCCAATCTTCACGGCAACAAACCCAAAAGGACCGCACTGAAAAGGaggcccaagaagacaaagaagacgaaatcctggaagaagacgtcactttcggctctgtcaactcaaaatcttcacctcaattgctgggggcatgctccaaaaccatgctagtcaagccgagtgaagttgaatgatggacttatgtcactccgaagaaactacacaagaagcatatgtcttctccacaagtTCACCAATGGGAAAGGAGGCAAAACAACTCCTATTCACCtccagaacaatgtgaaagtgttggagataatgaaactttgacacgaagatcatccatccccatcacgatgcatgacatcttcccagaagacttcttcaactactcagtcaaggctccttgctatgaagattgcgaggaacgactctctCAGATCGTTTGACGAACCAAAGCTcttggtctgcacgagcataaaaggcaacacaaaAGCTCCTTGTCTGTAAGAGCCTAAATTGCAAGACACAAGGCTCCTCGCctacacgagcctaaactgcatggcacaatgctcctggtctgcacgagcataaaaggcaacaccaatgctccttgcctgcacgagttgaaactgcaaatggcaccaaaagaaaataccaagaaaaaaaaatgtattttgaactacgttttgacttgatctctttctttggaagggtacgtaggcagcttgaatattcaatttcaagttcagtcacatcaaaataaaaaaaatgttttgttaaatagagtcaattttattacaaaaagaaaaaaaatgaatacatatgttattatgtttttacaaaaaaaaaagaaaaaaaaaagaacatattccttatacatatatatatatatatatatatatgtatgtatgtccTCTATCTAGCAGCAATAAGCCCATCAAAAGGAGGTTATCCAAAGCCCAAGTCTATTATCCAAATCCagctccaagaagaagaaacccAAATCAAATCAGGCCCACAACACGGCCTAGCAGCTCATGCTCTGTCCTCCCTGCCTCAAACGGCATCATCTTAATCTCCCTACTCCCCATCAAATCGAACCAATTCTTTTTCCCccgaaaaccctaattttgaagctcaagagctccgATTTCCGCAGATCTAGCGAGATGTGCTGAGGGAGAACGCGAGGAAGAAGTTCGAGGAGGTCCGATTCGAGATGGATCCGGAAGTTATAACACGACTACTCATCGGCGATCATGATGCGGTGCAGTCGGCGATAGATGAGCTCGCCGAGAAGCAGCGACAGCAGATTCAGCAGAAGCGCAGGAGACCCAGTCTACGTTTGAGACGCTGATGAATGACGACTGGGTGATGACTGGAGAACCGGAGCAGAGGCCTACCTCGTCAATTCAGAAGGCATGTTGCCACTTCCCATTACTACCGTAGTCTCCCATTATTCTTTCCCCCTCTCAGTACTGTGTCTAGGTTACCCACCGTTCACATAAATAAGTTGAGGAATCCAGTCATTCTCTCTACCGTCAAGTGTTTTCAGTCCTTGTCCGGGCGTCCAAATGTGGTTGAAATTCTTGAAGAGAGAGGGTTGCTTGAATCCATCACCAGTGGGCATTTAAGGCAATCCTGCTCCGACCCCAATCTCCCTCATCTCAAAGTCTATTGTGGGTTTGACCCAACTGCCGAATCCTTGCACTTGGGAAACCTTATTGGAATTGTTGTCCTCTCATGGTTCCAAAGATGTGGGCATCACCTTGTTGCTTTGATCGGTGGTGCCACCGCTCGTGTTGGAGACCCTTCCGGAAAGAGCTTGGAAAGACCCGAGCTCGACCTTGATACTCTGTCCCGAAACACCACAGGAGTAACCAATACGATTACGAGAATTCTGGGTGGGATTTCCATCTTGAATAATTATGATTGGTGGAAAGAGGTTCGGTTGTTAGAGTTTCTCAAAGATGTGGGTCGGTATGCAAGAGTGGGGAGAATGATAGCGAAGGAGAGTGTGAAGAAGAGGTTGGAGTCAGAACAAGGAATGAGCCATACTGAGTTCACTTACCAGTTATTGCAGGGACACCAGATCcatttcctctctctttctagACACCCTTCGTGCTCTCCGCCTCTGCCTCGCCTCTGCCGTCGTGGTCTTGCCGCCATCTCCGACAAGCTTCAACCCACACCCGCATTTCTCTATTAGATTATCTTTATCATTATTCCTTCTCAGCGCATGCAGCAGATCTCAGAAGGCCGACGTCAACTAGGCGATGACTCGAACCTCCCCCGATCACAGCAGCAACCATCCTTGTCGTCTCTGCCGCAACGGCCTCAGCCCTcgccttcctccttcttcctcctccaagTTGCTCATCTCATTCTGCCCATATGTCAAGCATCGGCATTAGCAACTTCTTCTAGCACCAGGACCTCCATCGCTGTCGTTGCCCCTCAATGGAAGCTCGGGCAGCCCCTCGTCCTTCGTCATCTCTCGAGCTCGGACTGGGTTTTCACCCACAAACCCAGGCTTGCATAGCACcgtatataaagaaaaaaaaataataaaataatatatatatatatatatgtatatatatcatGGTGCGGTGTGAGTATAAGGGCCATCATTTCATTAGTGATGGTGGGTGTAAGCACcacgaaaggaaaagaaagaaaagggaaaagcaaaGGTGGTGCTTCAGGCACCACTAGCAAGAGTGCCCGCGCGGTGCTGCGGGTTTTCAAACTGTACAAAACATGTAGAAAGTTtaaatgtatatatgatatgcCATACTATTTACATACATGTGGAAAATGTATTTACAACACTATTTACAATAAGGAACAATGAGTAGGATTGGACTTTGTTAATCTGATGGGCTTGTTTTCATTTTGCTTAGGATAGTTGACTGAAATTAGGagagaaatagaaaaagaattTCATAAATTGTTTATGAAGGAAACAAATTCAgttcatattatatataatagatGATCTATTACCTATAAGGAAGAAGATTCATcactaaaaatgaaaataatagaCCCTAAAACTTCCAACATGGTGAAAAATATAAACATTGTGAAATTGGAATAGAAATCAATTCTGAAAAGAAACTGAGAAGAGGGATTACATTAAATGGAAACCGTAAACACACAAACTGAAACAATTCTTATAGAATGAGTAAGTCGAATTTACAACGTAGTGAGGAGTGTAATCTTGCTGCCAATTGCTAAACCAAGACTACCTACACCAAATTAGAACATTTTAATCCTTCAATCAGTTATATTGGATGATGCTAAGCATGCATGGTTAAATTAGACGATAACTTGGAACATCTGCTTAAAGCTTAAAAGTAGATCACTTCAATTAAACATATGTCGAGACTATCTCTAATCCTTGGTTAAACCATGAGTTGGAACATGTCCTTAAAGTCCCAAATTTTAATTGGTAAAACAACAGAAAGAACTTATAGCTCCAACCAGTCATCAAACTCTACTGAAATAAGCTTGGATAATAACtgaaatgaaaaagaaacaaaaatataggAATACCATATTAATTTTCAAATCTTACCACCAGTTGTGTCTCACCATGGCTCAGTCTTTGCTTTGTTAGTAACTTAGCCGTCAAATCTTTCAACTGCAATGATCAATTGAACACGATCAGAGAAAAACCACATATGGAAAAGCACACAACTTTCAAAATGCTCATGGAATCCACAATCAAAACTTTTCACTTTGCTTCTATCTGGAAGATACCAAAACGATATTAACAATGAAGGGATGATAACAAATCTCATTAAAGAACACAGTGCATTTATTACCAAAGTGTTAACCAGGTGAAAGTATAAAATATTACGGATTTACAGAGTCAAATTTTACATTTGTTGATTATAATTAGTGAAATAAACAGTAATCTATACaacaataaatataaaaatagttaTTGAAGTTGATTTCGCAATTTCTGAAGGTTTAAAGACTGGAGCATCAGATATTTGTTGAATTTAAAACTTTATGTGATCTTAATCCACTTATTAAATACAAAATACAACAATGTAATTACTTTGCTATCACATTATGAAGTACAGTTAAACGCATTGGTAAGATATTAATCGTataggaaacaaaataaaaaacagattATGGAATAAATCAGTAACTAAAATCAGTTAGCATCTGAATTAACACCCAAATTATCAAACAACTCATAAGAATCAATTCCAGTTCGAAAAACAACGATTCGGATAAAGAAGAAATCCCAGAACGGGCTGCAATTAAATTAACTTTTATGATGAGGAGAAGACAAACTAAAAAGCAACTTTTCGATtacattcaaaagaaaaaaaaaacaa encodes the following:
- the LOC126617176 gene encoding tyrosine--tRNA ligase, chloroplastic/mitochondrial-like; the protein is MNDDWVMTGEPEQRPTSSIQKSLSGRPNVVEILEERGLLESITSGHLRQSCSDPNLPHLKVYCGFDPTAESLHLGNLIGIVVLSWFQRCGHHLVALIGGATARVGDPSGKSLERPELDLDTLSRNTTGVTNTITRILGGISILNNYDWWKEVRLLEFLKDVGRYARVGRMIAKESVKKRLESEQGMSHTEFTYQLLQGHQIHFLSLSRHPSCSPPLPRLCRRGLAAISDKLQPTPAFLY